The Collimonas sp. PA-H2 genome contains a region encoding:
- the ruvA gene encoding Holliday junction branch migration protein RuvA, with protein MIGRLSGILLEKNPPQLLIDCNGVGYEVGVPMSTFYNLPGLGEKIALLTHLAIREDAHVLYGFGTAEERNVFKQLIKISGVGARTALSILSGMSVQDLAQAVTLQEAGRLTKVPGIGKKTAERLLLELKGKLGADLGPIGSPHGSDASGDILNALIALGYSDKEAMLALKQLPPEATVSEGIKLALKALSKL; from the coding sequence ATGATAGGTCGTCTTTCAGGCATTCTGCTCGAAAAAAATCCACCCCAACTGCTGATCGACTGCAACGGCGTCGGTTACGAGGTTGGGGTGCCGATGAGCACTTTCTATAATCTGCCGGGACTCGGCGAAAAAATCGCCTTGCTGACGCATCTGGCGATACGCGAAGATGCTCATGTGCTGTACGGTTTTGGCACAGCCGAAGAACGCAACGTCTTCAAGCAGTTGATCAAGATCAGCGGCGTCGGCGCCCGTACTGCGCTTTCGATCCTGTCCGGTATGTCAGTGCAGGATCTGGCCCAGGCCGTCACCTTGCAGGAAGCCGGACGGCTGACCAAAGTGCCCGGCATCGGCAAGAAAACCGCGGAGCGCTTGCTGCTGGAGCTGAAAGGCAAGCTGGGCGCGGATCTGGGACCGATCGGCAGCCCTCATGGCAGCGATGCCAGCGGCGATATTCTGAATGCCCTGATCGCGCTCGGCTATTCGGACAAGGAAGCCATGCTGGCGCTCAAGCAGCTGCCGCCCGAGGCTACCGTGTCGGAAGGTATCAAACTGGCATTGAAAGCGCTCTCCAAGCTGTAG